In the genome of Rhizobium sp. 007, one region contains:
- a CDS encoding condensation domain-containing protein, translating to MRAAAMRRRRRDRDGAGRDLGRALGLERVGRHDHFFELGGHSLLAVQLMERLRRLSLGVEVRTLFARPVLADLAASLGSHHEVAVPANLITEESTAITPQMLPLIDLTQEEIDRIVATVPGGVGNIQDIYGLSPLQDGILFHHLLASRGDPYLLVSQMAFADRGLLERYLAAVQQVVDRHDILRTAFVWEGLSSPAQVVWRKAPLQVSEVELDDCDGSGAEELRRRFDPRRQRIDLGRAPLLRFVIAREPGSGRWLLLELQHHLIGDHTTLEVMHAEVRAVLDGRAHELAAPQPFRNLVAQARLGVDAKAHEEFFQEQLADIDEPTMPFGLSEVRGDGIGSRGTADAAAGAQRSAAATSAAARGKPGEPLPSGLGAGGGACKRP from the coding sequence ATGCGCGCCGCAGCTATGAGGCGCCGCAGGCGAGATCGAGACGGCGCTGGCCGGGATCTGGGCCGAGCTCTGGGGCTGGAGCGGGTCGGACGCCACGACCACTTCTTCGAGCTCGGCGGCCATTCCTTGCTGGCGGTTCAATTGATGGAGCGGCTGCGGCGGCTGTCGCTGGGGGTGGAGGTGCGCACCCTGTTCGCCAGGCCGGTGCTGGCCGATCTGGCCGCAAGCCTGGGCAGCCATCACGAGGTGGCGGTGCCTGCCAACCTGATCACCGAGGAGAGTACGGCGATTACGCCGCAGATGCTGCCGCTCATCGATCTGACCCAGGAGGAGATCGACCGGATCGTCGCCACGGTTCCCGGCGGCGTCGGCAACATCCAGGACATTTATGGCCTGTCGCCGCTGCAGGACGGCATCCTGTTCCATCATCTGCTGGCCAGCCGGGGCGATCCATATCTGCTGGTCTCGCAGATGGCGTTCGCCGACCGGGGTCTGCTGGAGCGCTATCTAGCGGCGGTTCAGCAAGTCGTGGATCGGCACGACATCCTGCGCACCGCCTTTGTCTGGGAGGGGCTGTCGAGCCCGGCCCAGGTGGTCTGGCGGAAAGCGCCGCTGCAGGTGAGCGAGGTCGAGCTGGATGACTGTGACGGTTCCGGCGCCGAGGAGCTCCGGCGCCGGTTTGATCCACGCCGGCAGCGCATCGACCTTGGCCGGGCGCCGCTGTTGCGGTTTGTGATCGCGCGCGAGCCGGGCAGCGGGCGCTGGCTGCTGCTGGAGCTGCAGCATCATCTGATCGGGGATCACACGACGCTGGAAGTGATGCATGCCGAGGTGCGGGCCGTGCTCGACGGGCGTGCGCATGAGCTGGCAGCGCCGCAGCCGTTCCGCAATCTGGTGGCGCAGGCGCGGCTGGGGGTTGATGCCAAGGCGCATGAAGAGTTCTTCCAGGAACAGTTGGCCGACATCGACGAGCCGACCATGCCGTTTGGGCTGAGCGAGGTGCGCGGCGACGGCATCGGGTCACGAGGCACGGCGGATGCTGCCGCAGGCGCTCAACGATCGGCTGCGGCAACAAGCGCGGCGGCTCGGGGTAAGCCTGGCGAGCCTTTGCCATCTGGCCTGGGGGCAGGTGGTGGCGCGTGCAAGCGGCCGTGA